The following coding sequences lie in one Vibrio casei genomic window:
- the bioH gene encoding pimeloyl-ACP methyl ester esterase BioH, which produces MTTLHWQSQGEGQDIVLIHGWGMNGAVWQTTMDTLSQLFRVHSVDLPGYGLSHEQSAIDLDDICQQVLAGAPEKAVYLGWSLGGLVATNIALKHPERVNKLITVASSPKFAAEKGWRGIMPKVLTDFTQQLTSNFKLTIEGFMILQALGSPSARHDVKAIKKQVFSRPMPNPQALKVGLGILSQVDLRPALSDITVPMLRLYGRLDGLVPNKIADAVANYVPESESYVFQSSSHAPFMTEHGLFCEKVETFVSEK; this is translated from the coding sequence ATGACAACACTGCATTGGCAATCTCAGGGTGAAGGGCAAGACATCGTATTAATTCACGGATGGGGAATGAACGGTGCCGTATGGCAGACAACCATGGATACCTTATCGCAGCTGTTTCGAGTACATAGTGTTGATTTACCGGGATATGGATTAAGTCATGAACAATCAGCCATAGATTTAGACGATATTTGCCAACAAGTGTTGGCGGGCGCCCCTGAAAAAGCGGTGTACCTTGGCTGGTCTTTGGGCGGATTAGTGGCAACCAATATTGCCCTTAAACACCCTGAAAGAGTCAATAAATTGATTACGGTCGCTAGCTCGCCTAAATTTGCAGCAGAAAAAGGTTGGCGAGGAATAATGCCCAAAGTTCTAACGGATTTTACTCAGCAGCTAACCAGTAATTTCAAATTGACCATTGAAGGCTTTATGATACTGCAAGCGCTTGGTAGTCCTTCTGCTCGTCATGATGTTAAAGCGATTAAAAAGCAGGTTTTCTCTCGTCCAATGCCAAATCCACAGGCACTTAAAGTAGGATTAGGTATTTTATCACAAGTGGATTTACGCCCAGCGTTATCAGATATAACGGTGCCGATGCTTCGTTTGTACGGTCGTTTGGATGGATTGGTGCCGAATAAAATTGCGGATGCGGTCGCTAACTACGTCCCAGAGAGTGAAAGTTACGTTTTTCAATCTTCTTCTCACGCTCCTTTTATGACTGAACATGGATTGTTTTGCGAAAAGGTAGAAACATTCGTGAGCGAAAAATAA
- a CDS encoding DeoR/GlpR family transcriptional regulator, translating into MKASERHQKIIELVKSQGYVSTDDLVAMFDVSPQTIRRDLNELADSNRIRRNHGGATLANSAENSPYSDRKVMHQNEKNRIAQALVKHIPDGSTLFIDIGTTPEAVAKALLENHQQLRVVTNNINAAIILMTKPDFRVILAGGEVRNRDGGVTGEATLDFISQFRLDFGILGISGVDFDGSLLDFDYHEVRVKRAIIENSRAVFLPVDHSKFGRNAMVNLGTIQDVDLIVTDQTPPQEINDIIKSLGIKLQIQE; encoded by the coding sequence GTGAAAGCGAGTGAAAGGCATCAAAAAATCATTGAGCTAGTCAAATCACAGGGCTATGTCAGTACCGATGATTTAGTCGCCATGTTTGATGTTAGCCCTCAAACCATCCGTCGTGATTTAAACGAGCTAGCCGATAGCAACAGAATACGCCGTAATCATGGTGGTGCCACCCTTGCTAATAGCGCAGAAAACTCCCCTTATAGCGATCGTAAAGTCATGCACCAAAATGAAAAAAATCGAATCGCTCAAGCTTTAGTCAAACACATTCCTGATGGTTCAACCTTATTTATCGATATTGGGACCACCCCAGAAGCGGTGGCTAAAGCATTACTCGAAAATCACCAACAACTTCGAGTCGTCACCAACAACATTAATGCTGCCATTATTTTAATGACCAAACCCGATTTCAGAGTCATTCTCGCAGGTGGTGAAGTACGCAACAGAGATGGCGGAGTGACAGGGGAAGCAACGCTCGATTTTATTTCTCAATTTCGTTTAGATTTTGGCATCTTGGGGATCAGTGGCGTTGATTTTGATGGCTCATTACTCGATTTCGATTATCACGAAGTGCGTGTAAAACGTGCCATTATTGAAAATAGCCGCGCAGTATTCTTGCCTGTCGATCATTCAAAATTCGGTCGTAATGCGATGGTCAATTTAGGCACGATTCAAGATGTGGATTTGATCGTAACCGACCAAACCCCACCTCAAGAAATTAATGACATTATTAAATCACTGGGCATTAAACTGCAAATTCAGGAATAA
- the glpD gene encoding glycerol-3-phosphate dehydrogenase, with protein sequence MNKQENVNEVLDLIIVGGGINGAGIAADASGRNLKVGLYESSDFASATSSASSKLIHGGLRYLEHYEFRLVSESLAEREVLLKKAPHIAKPMRFRLPHRPFLRPAWMIRAGLFLYDHLGKRGFFAKNETLKGSHGVDFRQTHVLKDEMVKGFEYSDCWVDDARLVLLNIQQADQHGAEIKNYCHVEKAERVGDIWAVTLFDKRTNTRFERHSHALVNATGPWVRSFITDNMDAQSPYGIRLIKGSHIIVPKIHNEEQAYILQNDDQRIVFVIPYLEDYSLIGTTDVEFKGDARNVTIDDQEIDYLIDVVNKHFIHQIKRDDVVSTYSGVRPLCDDESDSPQAITRDYTLSLEQEGADAPLLSIFGGKLTTYRKLAEAAMKQLSPFFPQMGNSWTAESLLPGAEGYDENLLTMKLRQQCAWLNDKTIRRYCRQYGSHAKTLVKGIKEESQMGQHFGQGVYQCEIDYLIEHEYALTAQDVLWRRTKLGITLNADEQNAVNEYIEKKSTRTSPQQAEGTANMLDSAQKVG encoded by the coding sequence ATGAACAAGCAAGAAAATGTAAATGAAGTGTTGGATCTTATTATTGTTGGCGGTGGGATCAATGGTGCAGGCATCGCGGCGGATGCATCCGGCCGAAACTTGAAAGTCGGTTTATATGAATCAAGTGACTTCGCTTCAGCAACGTCTTCTGCCAGTTCAAAGTTAATTCATGGTGGCTTGCGCTATCTTGAGCATTATGAATTTCGTCTTGTCTCCGAGTCTCTCGCTGAACGTGAAGTACTACTAAAAAAAGCCCCTCATATTGCAAAACCAATGCGCTTTCGCTTACCTCATCGCCCATTTCTACGCCCAGCATGGATGATCCGTGCAGGGCTATTCCTTTACGATCACCTAGGAAAACGCGGATTTTTTGCTAAAAATGAAACATTAAAAGGCAGCCATGGCGTTGATTTTCGCCAAACCCATGTATTAAAAGATGAAATGGTTAAAGGGTTTGAATATTCAGACTGCTGGGTTGATGATGCACGACTAGTGTTACTCAACATTCAGCAAGCTGACCAGCATGGCGCAGAAATTAAGAACTATTGCCATGTTGAAAAAGCAGAGCGTGTTGGGGATATTTGGGCAGTCACACTGTTCGACAAACGCACCAATACTCGCTTCGAACGCCACTCTCATGCATTAGTGAATGCGACAGGTCCTTGGGTGCGTAGCTTTATCACTGACAACATGGACGCCCAGTCACCTTACGGAATTCGCTTGATCAAAGGTTCACACATCATTGTGCCGAAAATCCATAATGAAGAACAAGCTTACATCCTACAAAATGATGACCAACGTATTGTTTTCGTCATCCCTTACCTTGAAGATTATTCTTTAATTGGCACCACTGATGTCGAATTCAAAGGCGATGCTCGAAACGTCACAATTGATGATCAAGAAATCGACTACTTAATTGATGTTGTTAATAAACACTTTATTCATCAGATTAAGCGTGATGACGTCGTGTCTACATACAGTGGAGTACGACCATTATGTGATGATGAATCGGATTCTCCTCAAGCGATTACACGTGATTACACGTTATCACTCGAGCAAGAAGGAGCAGACGCGCCATTATTATCTATTTTTGGAGGAAAACTCACCACTTACCGTAAGCTAGCGGAAGCGGCAATGAAACAACTCTCCCCTTTCTTCCCTCAAATGGGAAACAGTTGGACGGCAGAGTCTCTATTACCAGGCGCTGAAGGGTATGATGAAAATTTATTAACAATGAAACTTCGCCAACAATGCGCTTGGTTAAACGATAAAACCATTCGTCGTTACTGCCGTCAATACGGCTCTCACGCGAAAACGCTCGTAAAAGGCATAAAAGAAGAATCCCAAATGGGACAGCATTTTGGTCAAGGCGTTTATCAATGCGAGATCGATTACTTAATCGAGCATGAATATGCGTTAACTGCGCAAGATGTATTATGGCGCCGTACCAAGTTAGGCATCACCTTAAATGCCGACGAACAAAACGCGGTGAACGAGTACATTGAAAAAAAATCAACTCGAACATCCCCTCAACAGGCCGAAGGAACAGCAAACATGCTCGATTCCGCTCAAAAGGTGGGATAA
- a CDS encoding MIP/aquaporin family protein: MSLEKVQTNKNKQLLGECIAEFIGTGLLIFFGVGCVAALVLTGASFGQWEISIIWGIGVAIAIYCTGGVSGAHINPAVTIALALFHGFDKRKVLPYIGSQLLGAFSAAALVYGLYSNLFTDYELTHNMVRGSQESLALAGIFSTYPNPLLSFGGAFAVEFVITAVLMFAILALGDDRNGAPNGSATPLLVGLLIAVIGGSLGPLTGFAMNPARDFGPKFFAYLAGWGDMALTGGKDIPYFIVPILAPILGASFGGWLYPKVIGFYLPNNQNTVNEPADTSSEDNAPQVSTNV; the protein is encoded by the coding sequence ATGTCTTTAGAAAAAGTGCAAACCAATAAAAATAAACAATTGCTCGGGGAATGTATTGCGGAATTTATCGGTACAGGGTTACTGATATTTTTCGGCGTCGGGTGTGTGGCAGCTTTAGTGTTAACTGGAGCTAGTTTTGGCCAATGGGAAATCAGTATTATTTGGGGGATAGGGGTCGCGATAGCGATTTACTGTACAGGAGGCGTGTCTGGTGCGCACATCAACCCTGCTGTGACTATTGCGCTCGCCTTATTCCACGGTTTTGATAAGCGTAAAGTGTTGCCTTATATTGGCTCACAATTGCTCGGTGCATTCAGTGCGGCTGCATTAGTGTATGGCTTATATAGCAATTTGTTTACCGACTATGAGCTCACACATAATATGGTGCGTGGCTCACAAGAGAGCTTAGCGTTAGCAGGTATCTTCTCTACTTATCCCAATCCTTTACTCAGTTTTGGTGGTGCGTTTGCGGTGGAGTTTGTGATTACCGCGGTACTAATGTTCGCGATTCTTGCTTTAGGCGATGATCGCAATGGTGCTCCAAATGGCTCGGCAACACCATTACTTGTTGGTTTATTGATTGCGGTTATTGGTGGATCTCTTGGGCCACTAACGGGTTTTGCGATGAACCCAGCTCGGGACTTTGGTCCTAAATTCTTTGCCTACCTTGCCGGTTGGGGGGATATGGCATTAACCGGAGGTAAGGATATTCCTTATTTCATCGTACCAATCTTAGCACCAATTTTGGGTGCATCATTTGGTGGCTGGTTATACCCAAAAGTCATTGGTTTTTATTTACCGAACAATCAGAACACGGTAAATGAACCGGCAGACACATCTTCAGAAGATAATGCCCCTCAAGTATCAACGAATGTTTAA
- the glpK gene encoding glycerol kinase GlpK, with translation MEKKYIVALDQGTTSSRAVVLDRDANIVCSAQREFTQIYPEAGWVEHDPLEIWATQSSTLVEALAKGGLHSDEIAGIGITNQRETTIVWNRSTGKPIYNAIVWQCRRTASICEELKKAGLEEYILENTGLVVDPYFSGTKVKWILDNVEGAREQAENGELAFGTVDSWLIWNMTQGRTHVTDPTNASRTMLFNINTLEWDEKLLDAMGIPKSMMPEVKSSSEVYAQTNIGGKGGTRIPIAGIAGDQQAALFGQMCVEAGQAKNTYGTGCFLLMNTGDKKVTSRNGLLTTLACGPKGEVSYALEGAVFMGGASIQWLRDELQLIGDAADTEYFATKVETSNGAYVVPAFTGLGAPHWDPYARGAIVGLTRGVNRNHIIRATLESIAYQSLDVISAMQADSGIKLDFLKVDGGAVANNFLMQFQSDVLNTEVQRPVVTEVTALGAAYLAGLAVGFWGSIDELKHKSVLDRSFQPCADDGKRERRHTGWKRAVECAKGWVTE, from the coding sequence ATGGAAAAAAAATATATCGTCGCTTTAGATCAAGGCACAACTAGCTCTCGCGCCGTCGTACTCGATCGTGATGCCAACATTGTTTGTAGCGCACAACGTGAATTCACGCAAATTTACCCTGAAGCGGGTTGGGTTGAACATGATCCACTAGAAATTTGGGCTACACAAAGTTCAACGTTGGTTGAAGCGTTAGCTAAAGGTGGTCTTCATTCTGATGAAATCGCCGGCATTGGTATTACCAACCAACGTGAAACGACGATTGTGTGGAATCGTTCAACAGGCAAGCCAATTTATAACGCGATTGTGTGGCAGTGTCGTCGGACCGCCAGTATTTGTGAAGAATTAAAAAAAGCCGGTTTAGAAGAATATATTCTTGAAAATACCGGTTTAGTGGTTGACCCATACTTCTCTGGCACCAAAGTAAAATGGATTTTAGATAATGTGGAAGGCGCTCGTGAGCAGGCTGAAAATGGTGAGCTTGCTTTTGGTACCGTCGATTCATGGTTAATTTGGAATATGACACAAGGTCGCACTCATGTCACCGATCCGACTAATGCGAGCCGTACCATGCTCTTTAACATCAACACACTTGAGTGGGATGAAAAATTACTCGATGCGATGGGCATTCCGAAATCCATGATGCCAGAAGTGAAGTCCTCTTCAGAAGTTTACGCACAAACCAATATTGGTGGTAAAGGCGGAACGCGTATTCCAATCGCCGGGATTGCCGGTGATCAGCAAGCGGCGTTATTTGGTCAAATGTGTGTAGAAGCTGGGCAAGCGAAGAACACTTACGGCACCGGTTGTTTCTTATTAATGAATACCGGTGATAAGAAAGTGACGTCGCGTAACGGTTTGTTAACCACGCTGGCGTGCGGGCCAAAAGGCGAAGTCAGCTACGCATTAGAAGGCGCAGTATTCATGGGCGGCGCCTCGATTCAATGGTTGCGTGATGAATTACAATTAATTGGTGATGCGGCGGATACGGAGTATTTTGCCACTAAAGTAGAAACTTCTAATGGTGCTTATGTGGTGCCAGCCTTCACTGGCCTTGGTGCGCCGCACTGGGACCCATATGCTCGTGGCGCTATTGTGGGTTTAACTCGCGGGGTTAACCGTAACCATATCATTCGCGCGACATTGGAAAGTATTGCGTATCAATCATTGGATGTTATTTCGGCAATGCAAGCAGATTCAGGTATCAAACTGGATTTCTTAAAAGTAGATGGCGGAGCAGTGGCAAATAACTTCTTAATGCAATTCCAATCGGATGTATTGAATACCGAAGTGCAACGCCCAGTAGTGACGGAAGTCACTGCATTAGGCGCGGCTTACCTTGCGGGTCTAGCCGTTGGATTCTGGGGCAGTATTGATGAGTTGAAACATAAGTCAGTACTTGATCGTTCATTCCAACCTTGTGCTGATGATGGTAAACGTGAACGTCGTCATACTGGCTGGAAGCGCGCGGTTGAATGTGCCAAAGGTTGGGTGACCGAATAA
- the glpT gene encoding glycerol-3-phosphate transporter, with the protein MIHIFKPKAHIERLADDKISSTYTRLRWQLFLGIFFGYAGYYLVRKNFSLAMPYLIEEGFTRGQLGVALSAVSIAYGLSKFLMGSVSDRSNPRYFLTVGLVMSSLIMLCFGFMPWATGSVTAMFILLFLNGWFQGMGWPGCGRTMVHWWSKKERGEIVSVWNVAHNVGGGLIGPLFLLGLWAFNDDWRSAFYVPAFAALLVAFYIWMTVRDTPQSCGLPPIEEYKDDYPEDYSENHEKELSAKEIFFQFVFNNPVLWIIAVANAFVYLIRYGVLDWAPVYLGEVKHFTVDKSSWAYFLYEWAGIPGTLLCGWISDKLFKGKRAPAGILFMVLVTIAVLVYWFNPPGQPTIDMLALITIGFLIYGPVMLIGLYALELVPKKAAGTAAGLTGLFGYLGGAVAANAILGYTVDHFGWDGGFMVLTAACVISIICFIVAHFGEGKYRGENSLKVKVS; encoded by the coding sequence ATGATCCATATTTTTAAGCCTAAGGCGCATATAGAGCGTTTGGCTGATGACAAGATAAGCTCCACCTATACCCGTTTACGCTGGCAACTTTTTTTAGGCATATTTTTTGGCTATGCGGGTTATTACTTAGTACGTAAAAATTTCAGTTTGGCGATGCCATACTTGATTGAAGAAGGTTTTACTCGTGGACAATTGGGCGTAGCACTTTCTGCCGTGTCCATCGCTTATGGTTTATCTAAGTTTTTAATGGGCAGTGTGTCCGACCGCTCTAATCCAAGGTATTTCTTAACGGTCGGCTTGGTCATGTCGTCATTAATCATGTTGTGTTTTGGATTTATGCCATGGGCAACAGGCAGCGTGACCGCTATGTTTATTTTACTTTTCTTGAACGGTTGGTTCCAAGGTATGGGCTGGCCAGGTTGTGGCCGTACCATGGTGCATTGGTGGTCGAAAAAAGAACGTGGTGAGATTGTTTCGGTTTGGAATGTCGCGCATAACGTGGGTGGCGGTTTAATTGGTCCATTATTCTTACTTGGCTTATGGGCATTTAACGATGACTGGCGTTCGGCGTTTTATGTTCCTGCTTTTGCAGCGTTATTGGTTGCTTTTTATATTTGGATGACGGTGCGTGATACACCTCAATCATGTGGTTTGCCGCCAATTGAAGAGTACAAAGATGATTACCCAGAAGATTATAGTGAGAATCATGAGAAAGAGCTGTCAGCCAAAGAGATTTTCTTCCAGTTTGTCTTTAATAATCCAGTATTGTGGATTATTGCGGTTGCTAACGCCTTCGTTTATTTAATCCGTTATGGTGTGCTCGATTGGGCACCTGTTTATCTTGGTGAAGTGAAACACTTTACGGTTGATAAATCCTCATGGGCTTATTTCCTTTATGAGTGGGCCGGTATTCCAGGAACCTTACTGTGCGGTTGGATTTCAGATAAGTTATTTAAAGGTAAACGCGCACCAGCCGGTATCTTATTTATGGTACTTGTTACTATCGCGGTTCTTGTTTACTGGTTTAACCCACCGGGGCAACCTACCATTGATATGCTGGCCTTGATCACCATTGGTTTCTTAATCTATGGACCGGTTATGCTGATTGGTTTGTACGCACTAGAACTTGTGCCTAAGAAAGCCGCCGGTACTGCCGCTGGTTTAACGGGTTTATTTGGTTACTTGGGTGGCGCAGTTGCAGCGAACGCGATTCTCGGTTACACCGTGGATCACTTCGGTTGGGATGGCGGCTTTATGGTATTAACTGCAGCCTGTGTGATTTCAATCATTTGCTTTATCGTGGCGCATTTCGGTGAAGGTAAATACCGTGGTGAAAATAGCCTTAAAGTCAAAGTAAGCTAA
- the glpQ gene encoding glycerophosphodiester phosphodiesterase: MKKRACLLGLAVISNIGLVSVSWAKEPAQIVVAHRGASGYLPEHTLPAKALAYGMKPDYIEQDVVMTKDDQLVVLHDHYLDRVTNVATAFPNRARKDGRYYAIDFTLEEIKQLKVTEGFVLDDSGNPKAAFQDRFPIWQSNFSVPTFAEEIEMIQGLNKTLGYNVGLYPEIKAPAFHRHEGKDISKAVLVMLKHYGYTSKNDKVYLQSFDPIELKRIDKELMPEMNMDLKLVQLMAYTDWNETMVYQGDKSTPYSYDWMFKVDGMQKVAKYADGIGPWKPMVIDEKSTPSNIMVMPLVAQAKKAGLKIHPYTFRADEGRIPSYAKDFNDMLDIFYNKAKVDGVFTDFPDKAVKFLNR; encoded by the coding sequence ATGAAAAAAAGAGCCTGTTTATTGGGTTTAGCTGTGATTTCGAATATTGGTTTAGTAAGTGTTAGTTGGGCTAAAGAGCCGGCTCAAATCGTAGTTGCACACCGTGGTGCTTCTGGGTATTTACCTGAACATACTTTACCTGCAAAAGCGTTAGCTTATGGAATGAAACCCGATTACATCGAGCAAGATGTGGTCATGACTAAAGATGACCAATTGGTAGTTTTGCATGACCATTATTTGGATCGTGTGACTAATGTGGCAACGGCTTTTCCAAACCGTGCTCGAAAAGATGGGCGTTATTACGCCATTGATTTTACCTTGGAAGAAATTAAACAGTTAAAAGTCACCGAAGGGTTTGTGTTGGATGATTCTGGTAACCCTAAAGCTGCATTCCAAGATCGTTTTCCTATTTGGCAATCTAACTTTTCTGTTCCTACCTTTGCCGAAGAAATTGAAATGATTCAAGGTTTAAATAAAACCTTAGGCTATAACGTGGGACTGTACCCTGAGATTAAAGCGCCTGCTTTTCATCGCCATGAAGGGAAAGACATCAGCAAAGCAGTGCTTGTTATGTTGAAACATTATGGGTACACCAGTAAAAACGATAAAGTTTATTTGCAGTCTTTTGATCCAATTGAGCTTAAACGCATTGATAAAGAGTTGATGCCAGAAATGAATATGGATCTCAAACTGGTTCAGTTAATGGCTTATACCGATTGGAATGAAACCATGGTATATCAAGGTGATAAATCAACTCCTTATAGCTACGACTGGATGTTTAAAGTCGATGGAATGCAAAAAGTCGCGAAATATGCCGATGGTATCGGACCATGGAAACCGATGGTGATTGATGAAAAATCAACGCCTTCTAATATCATGGTAATGCCGCTGGTAGCACAGGCCAAAAAAGCTGGGCTGAAGATCCACCCTTACACTTTCCGAGCAGATGAAGGCCGTATTCCGAGTTATGCGAAAGATTTCAATGATATGTTGGATATTTTTTACAACAAGGCTAAGGTCGACGGTGTGTTTACTGATTTTCCAGATAAAGCAGTGAAGTTTTTAAATCGATAA
- a CDS encoding DUF4382 domain-containing protein: protein MKYLTAVLATSALILTGCGSDSDSSDSEKTANVSFSVSDAPVDEAQSVTIAFTQIELIRQNGERIFLDVEPDSAGVDYQQLDLLDYQGSDSELIVTQQPIPVGEYKNLILHISSESNVNFVDDAQGTQPLKQPSNKLQLGGFTVSEDATQAFTIEFDLRKSLVMRGNANNNNGYILKPHGVTIIDNESAATLKVTAPVCALGDKNFVYLYDGKDLDQGKLGDLYDQEDEEFNSTVPEGTIAPYATAEANISGEYEFGFLPTGDYTIALYCNGSDDDSIQYDGLTIPQPAGEVKEATLISGETTTIDFAI from the coding sequence ATGAAATATTTAACCGCAGTGCTCGCAACATCTGCCTTAATTCTTACCGGGTGTGGATCTGACTCCGACTCATCGGATAGCGAAAAAACCGCTAACGTATCCTTTTCCGTATCCGATGCACCAGTCGATGAAGCTCAATCCGTCACTATCGCTTTTACTCAAATTGAACTCATTCGCCAAAACGGTGAGCGTATCTTCCTCGATGTCGAACCAGACTCTGCGGGTGTCGATTATCAACAACTCGATTTATTAGACTACCAAGGTTCCGATTCCGAACTCATCGTGACTCAGCAACCCATCCCTGTTGGTGAATATAAAAATTTAATTCTGCACATCAGTAGTGAATCTAACGTTAACTTTGTGGATGATGCTCAAGGAACACAACCTCTAAAACAACCAAGTAATAAATTACAATTAGGTGGCTTTACGGTAAGTGAAGATGCCACCCAAGCTTTCACCATTGAGTTTGACCTACGTAAATCTTTAGTGATGCGCGGCAATGCAAATAACAATAATGGCTATATTCTCAAGCCACATGGCGTCACCATTATTGATAATGAGAGTGCAGCAACACTAAAAGTGACTGCACCAGTATGTGCATTGGGTGACAAGAACTTTGTTTATTTGTACGACGGTAAAGATTTAGATCAAGGTAAACTTGGCGATCTTTATGATCAAGAAGATGAAGAGTTCAACAGCACCGTTCCAGAGGGAACCATTGCACCATACGCCACAGCTGAAGCCAATATTTCTGGCGAATATGAATTTGGCTTTTTACCAACTGGAGACTACACCATTGCACTTTACTGTAATGGCTCAGATGATGACTCAATCCAATATGATGGTTTGACTATTCCACAACCAGCTGGAGAAGTTAAAGAAGCGACGTTGATAAGTGGTGAAACAACGACGATTGATTTTGCCATTTAA